The Candidatus Stygibacter australis genome has a window encoding:
- a CDS encoding T9SS type A sorting domain-containing protein, producing the protein SNVYLEGVTIRYNTADSRGGGIYYQGGGSVFFSSENPCNIYDNHVNSHSYGNDIFSQVELNVIVDTFSVLEPTSYHAGPINNFTFSIQHGFHDQVEDDIYVSPDGDNANSGISPDDPVQTIKFASSLIKVDSLHPGTIHLLPGIYSPSANSEYFPILLNEYTILSGSIEADVILDAEGGSGVMIMDGEGDKQVMNVTMINGEALNGGGVKCSADIGVYLENVTIRDNYASHDGGGIFCSYATQVVLQNVTVTNNTSQGAGGIQCFQATLEMYNSTVSNNLAFQDDYSDGYGGGIHLYSSNAYLENVVIDNNYAAISGGGIYSSCDPEYMSGSNLEMRDVSITNNVCLTNGGGMYADNETIIESENIIIEDNYATGSGGGMYCSESNLTMLGGRVMNNTAYNGGGLHIIITNAFLRNMLICDNSAFNNGAGLYLYNNSDLNIQNTSIVNNFATIDGGGIFCYHATSIQLINSILWNNLPHQLYCYAVGAANQILVGYSDIDGGNDALITNDNDNVIWLDGNIDADPMFNDPAIGSYLLQQDSPCIDAGIAYYEYYSTLLIDLDEEEYWGEAPDMGALEYGMAETDEFKIENVKCKISNYPNPFNPETQIVFNLSETGHANLSIYNLKGQLVKLLADEILPAGINSLIWDGRNENGRKVSSGVYFLRLKSRNEVVNKKIMLMK; encoded by the coding sequence TTCAAATGTGTATCTGGAAGGCGTTACTATAAGGTATAATACGGCTGATTCTCGTGGTGGAGGGATATATTACCAGGGTGGAGGGAGTGTTTTTTTCAGTAGTGAAAATCCATGTAATATCTATGATAATCATGTTAATAGTCATAGTTATGGAAATGATATTTTTTCTCAGGTAGAATTGAATGTGATTGTTGATACTTTCTCAGTTCTGGAACCTACGAGTTATCATGCTGGTCCTATAAATAACTTCACATTCTCTATTCAGCACGGCTTCCATGATCAGGTGGAAGACGATATTTATGTCAGCCCTGATGGTGATAATGCCAATAGTGGTATAAGCCCCGATGATCCCGTGCAGACAATCAAATTTGCCAGCAGTCTTATCAAAGTCGATAGCCTGCATCCTGGCACAATACATTTATTGCCAGGAATATACAGTCCTTCAGCCAATAGTGAGTATTTCCCGATACTATTAAATGAATACACAATATTATCTGGCAGCATTGAAGCAGATGTGATATTAGATGCTGAGGGTGGTTCCGGCGTAATGATAATGGATGGTGAAGGTGATAAGCAGGTCATGAATGTGACAATGATAAATGGCGAGGCTCTAAATGGCGGAGGAGTAAAGTGTTCTGCAGATATCGGAGTATATTTAGAGAATGTAACTATCAGAGATAATTATGCTTCTCATGATGGCGGAGGGATATTTTGTTCTTACGCTACGCAGGTAGTTCTGCAGAATGTTACTGTTACTAATAACACTTCACAAGGAGCAGGTGGGATACAATGCTTTCAGGCGACTCTGGAAATGTATAATTCCACTGTGAGTAATAATCTTGCTTTCCAGGACGATTACAGCGATGGATATGGCGGAGGAATACATCTATATTCCAGCAATGCCTATCTGGAAAATGTGGTTATAGATAATAACTATGCCGCCATAAGTGGGGGAGGAATATATAGTAGTTGTGATCCTGAATATATGTCTGGCAGTAATCTGGAAATGAGAGATGTATCTATAACCAACAACGTTTGCCTGACAAATGGTGGCGGTATGTATGCTGATAATGAGACTATTATAGAATCGGAAAATATAATAATTGAGGATAATTATGCTACTGGTAGTGGTGGTGGCATGTATTGCTCTGAATCAAATCTCACCATGCTGGGTGGAAGAGTGATGAATAACACAGCTTATAATGGTGGTGGACTGCATATCATTATAACGAATGCTTTCCTCAGGAATATGCTTATTTGTGATAATTCTGCATTTAATAATGGGGCAGGATTATATTTATACAATAATTCTGATCTGAATATCCAGAATACAAGCATTGTAAATAATTTTGCAACTATCGATGGTGGAGGTATATTCTGTTATCATGCGACTTCAATTCAGTTAATAAACAGCATATTATGGAACAATCTCCCTCATCAGTTGTATTGTTATGCGGTTGGTGCTGCTAATCAAATATTGGTGGGTTACTCAGATATTGATGGTGGAAATGACGCTTTGATTACGAATGATAATGATAATGTTATCTGGCTGGATGGGAATATTGATGCTGATCCTATGTTTAATGACCCTGCTATTGGCAGCTATCTTTTGCAGCAGGATTCACCATGCATCGATGCAGGAATTGCCTATTATGAATATTATAGTACTTTGCTAATAGATCTGGACGAGGAGGAATACTGGGGAGAAGCACCAGATATGGGGGCTCTTGAGTATGGGATGGCAGAGACTGACGAATTTAAAATTGAAAATGTAAAATGTAAAATTAGTAATTATCCCAATCCATTTAATCCTGAGACACAGATAGTATTTAATTTATCGGAAACGGGACATGCGAATCTATCAATCTATAATCTAAAGGGTCAACTCGTTAAGCTTCTTGCAGATGAAATCCTCCCGGCAGGCATAAACAGCTTGATCTGGGATGGCAGGAATGAGAACGGCAGGAAAGTGAGTTCAGGAGTATATTTTCTCAGACTAAAGAGCAGAAATGAAGTAGTGAATAAAAAGATCATGCTAATGAAATAA
- a CDS encoding right-handed parallel beta-helix repeat-containing protein, translating to MRVLIFWITLFMICGLMGETIILGGEVNGVWTEAGSPYMIHNNISIANGECLQIEPAVEIIFIYNYSLTVYGSLQSEGTITDSIYWTVSDTTGFSDISTPAGGWGGILFDHCDASIDNVLSYNRLEYGKAVGEEMQSNCGGAVRADSCLSVVITNCRLSDNLAGNGGAIASLNGSVIVIANNEIIANKAYDLDRNTGDGGAIFCHYDTGSTIENNIIAGNSSESDGGGICYKLCENFQLNNNLIERNSSPRGGGGIYSDRCEGGVICGNEINQNSSSSSSGGGISLRGGEGITIADNLLTGNSSIHGGGIYCSDSDYAIISDNIIEGNIAQTGAGISKGISEIGSEGCLISGNSIRYNRARVLGGGLYWSNCTAVMDSVDLNSIYMNQAILGDDVYSKYGSGTVYLDTMTVAMATGAYVYPVNDLEFDILHGLLEQENADLYVSPDGDDSSSGLSWASALKTLDMAARKIIPGEEELTIHLAAGVYGNNSSDEVFPIVGLSKVNICGAGAEATVLDAEGSSMIFYYIEVDSCCIRDLTIRNTLIDAAVLNQFYVAAVYLDNSDLRIENAVLRDNVNHVYGGSLNVYNESRCELENVKIHDNSSYSGSAIYANDSEVIVNNCQITGNTSFLREWGSDGCLESKSYSEILITNTTIADNNCVEGYVLHCDTHSGLKLINCICYNNSEVELWTNQSEDFDDPLLVAYSDIRGGEASIWNTHDVEINWLEGNIEANPIFVDAEAGDYRLVSWSPCVDSGIDWFEWLDEVLVDIGEAEYSGLAPDMGCYEHDANAEEPDEIIPVLNYLVNYPNPFNPETTIVFYVQQPGNVKLAVYNVKGQIVKVLADEIMSAGENGLIWDGRNDRGNPVSSGVYFVRLQSKTDRLIKKIILMK from the coding sequence ATGAGAGTTTTGATATTTTGGATTACACTATTTATGATCTGTGGGCTGATGGGTGAAACTATAATATTGGGTGGCGAGGTGAATGGCGTCTGGACTGAGGCAGGTTCGCCTTATATGATCCATAATAATATTTCTATTGCCAATGGAGAATGCTTGCAGATTGAGCCGGCAGTGGAGATCATATTTATCTATAATTATAGTTTAACTGTGTATGGAAGTTTGCAATCTGAAGGGACAATTACTGATTCGATATACTGGACGGTGAGTGATACAACTGGGTTCAGTGATATCAGCACTCCGGCTGGAGGCTGGGGTGGAATATTATTTGATCACTGTGATGCCAGTATTGATAATGTATTGTCATACAACCGGTTGGAATATGGCAAGGCAGTTGGTGAAGAAATGCAATCTAATTGCGGGGGAGCAGTACGTGCAGATAGCTGCTTAAGTGTGGTGATAACCAATTGCCGATTGAGCGATAATCTGGCAGGTAATGGTGGCGCGATCGCATCTTTGAATGGCTCAGTTATTGTGATAGCCAATAATGAGATCATTGCTAATAAAGCTTATGATTTAGATCGGAACACAGGGGATGGAGGAGCAATATTTTGCCATTATGATACGGGCAGCACAATAGAAAACAACATAATAGCAGGTAACAGCTCTGAAAGCGATGGAGGTGGTATTTGTTACAAGCTATGTGAAAATTTTCAGCTGAACAATAATTTAATAGAGCGAAATTCTTCACCGAGAGGAGGGGGTGGTATTTACTCAGATCGATGTGAGGGAGGTGTGATCTGCGGAAATGAGATAAACCAGAATTCGAGTTCATCTTCTTCTGGTGGGGGTATATCACTGAGAGGTGGAGAAGGAATAACAATAGCGGATAATCTCCTGACTGGAAACAGTTCTATTCATGGTGGAGGAATATATTGCAGTGATTCAGATTATGCAATAATCTCTGATAATATTATTGAAGGCAATATTGCTCAAACTGGAGCCGGAATATCAAAAGGTATCTCTGAAATCGGATCAGAAGGATGTCTTATTTCTGGAAACAGTATCAGGTATAATCGAGCAAGAGTGCTGGGGGGAGGGTTGTACTGGAGCAATTGTACAGCAGTTATGGATTCAGTAGATCTGAATAGTATTTATATGAACCAGGCAATACTGGGTGATGATGTCTATAGTAAGTATGGATCAGGTACAGTATATCTTGATACAATGACGGTGGCTATGGCTACTGGGGCTTATGTATATCCTGTTAATGATCTGGAATTTGATATTTTGCATGGCTTGTTGGAGCAGGAGAATGCTGATCTATATGTATCACCAGATGGTGATGACTCTAGTAGTGGGCTATCATGGGCATCGGCTTTGAAAACACTTGATATGGCAGCCCGGAAAATAATTCCAGGAGAAGAAGAGCTGACGATACACCTGGCAGCAGGAGTTTATGGGAATAATTCGAGTGATGAAGTGTTTCCTATAGTAGGGCTTAGCAAAGTGAATATTTGTGGAGCAGGAGCAGAAGCTACAGTTCTTGATGCCGAAGGCAGCAGTATGATCTTTTATTATATCGAAGTGGATAGCTGCTGCATAAGGGATTTAACGATTAGGAATACTTTGATTGATGCTGCTGTACTTAATCAATTTTATGTAGCAGCAGTTTATTTGGATAATAGTGATCTGAGAATAGAGAATGCCGTGCTGAGAGATAATGTGAATCATGTGTACGGTGGTTCTCTGAATGTTTACAATGAATCCCGCTGTGAATTGGAAAATGTGAAAATACATGATAATTCAAGTTACAGCGGTAGTGCGATCTATGCAAATGATTCAGAAGTAATAGTTAATAACTGCCAGATCACCGGTAATACATCATTTCTGAGAGAATGGGGATCAGATGGCTGTCTGGAATCAAAAAGCTATTCTGAAATACTGATCACAAATACTACGATAGCAGATAATAACTGTGTGGAAGGATATGTGCTTCATTGCGACACGCATTCCGGGTTGAAGCTTATAAACTGTATCTGCTATAATAACTCAGAAGTGGAGTTATGGACAAATCAATCAGAGGATTTTGATGATCCGCTGCTGGTGGCATATAGCGATATAAGAGGAGGTGAAGCCAGTATCTGGAATACTCATGATGTGGAAATCAACTGGCTGGAGGGCAATATAGAGGCTAACCCGATATTTGTCGATGCCGAAGCCGGTGATTATAGACTGGTTTCCTGGTCGCCCTGCGTGGATAGCGGGATTGATTGGTTTGAATGGCTTGATGAAGTGCTGGTAGATATTGGAGAAGCTGAATATTCTGGCTTGGCACCAGATATGGGCTGCTATGAACATGACGCTAATGCTGAGGAACCAGATGAAATTATACCCGTACTCAATTACCTGGTTAACTACCCTAATCCCTTTAATCCAGAAACGACAATAGTATTTTATGTGCAGCAGCCAGGAAATGTGAAACTGGCAGTTTATAACGTGAAAGGTCAAATAGTGAAGGTACTGGCTGATGAGATTATGTCCGCAGGAGAAAATGGTCTAATCTGGGATGGCAGAAATGATAGAGGTAATCCGGTGAGTTCTGGAGTATATTTTGTGCGGCTTCAAAGCAAAACGGATAGATTGATAAAGAAGATCATACTGATGAAGTAA